A genomic window from Salvia splendens isolate huo1 chromosome 11, SspV2, whole genome shotgun sequence includes:
- the LOC121754589 gene encoding putative uncharacterized protein DDB_G0279653, translated as MEKKLLEAVEKSRAPSPPAPKEHQYVPPPAPPEENHYYYCEFPPEVEPQPQVNAVGHWNANANWIQGKQRDAPWRDHPNFRWTDQSQSQPPQPSTQQMQPSEGQPNWPARNQERTNNGGIRMHGGQAGWSSGPQGNCSSGGQPNWSSRQNEGNWGYRQRVPQSSNQGRQRNNQMVSYVPPHQRSNQQHTQPQYQQEHYGQSDYPQPNYGGGPPNQRYNRNPNNGQGDMIVPHHPNDAMREIQEGQKEQRAALEILTKQLSQVAMSLG; from the coding sequence atggagaagaagctgttAGAGGCAGTAGAGAAATCCAGAGCACCTTCACCGCCTGCGCCGAAGGAGCACCAGTATGTGCCGCCGCCGGCACCGCCAGAAGAGAATCACTATTACTATTGCGAGTTCCCCCCTGAGGTGGAGCCGCAACCCCAAGTGAATGCCGTAGGCCACTGGAATGCAAATGCCAATTGGATCCAGGGAAAACAGAGAGACGCTCCATGGAGAGACCACCCTAACTTTAGGTGGACTGATCAGAGTCAGAGCCAACCACCTCAACCCTCGACACAGCAAATGCAACCCTCTGAggggcagcccaactggccagcACGAAACCAGGAAAGGACAAATAACGGAGGGATCAGAATGCATGGAGGCCAAgcaggttggtcaagtggacctcaaggaaACTGCTCCAGTGGAggacagcccaactggtcaagcAGGCAGAATGAAGGAAATTGGGGATACAGACAGCGAGTCCCCCAGTCAAGCAACCAGGGAAGGCAGCGGAACAaccaaatggtgagttatgtcccgcCACACCAGAGAAGCAACCAACAGCATACCCAGCCACAATACCAACAAGAGCATTATGGGCAATCTGACTACCCGCAGCCCAACTACGGTGGGGGACCACCGAATCAAAGATACAACCGAAACCCCaacaatggccaaggagatatGATAGTACCGCACCATCCTAATGATGCGATGCGGGAAATCCAGGAGGGTCAGAAAGAGCAACGAGCGGCGTTGGAGATTCTgacaaagcagttatctcaagTTGCGATGTCGCTGGGCTAG